One Spea bombifrons isolate aSpeBom1 chromosome 1, aSpeBom1.2.pri, whole genome shotgun sequence DNA window includes the following coding sequences:
- the SLC25A4 gene encoding ADP/ATP translocase 1, with the protein MGDQAISFLKDFLAGGVAAAISKTAVAPIERVKLLLQVQHASKQITADMQYKGIIDCVVRIPKEQGFISFWRGNLANVIRYFPTQALNFAFKDKYKQIFLGGVDRHTQFWRFFLGNLASGGAAGATSLCFVYPLDFARTRLAADVGKGAAQREFSGLGNCLTKIFKSDGLKGLYQGFNVSVQGIIIYRAAYFGVYDTAKGMLPDPKNVHIIVSWMIAQSVTAVAGLVSYPFDTVRRRMMMQSGRKGADIMYKGTIDCWKKIAKDEGGKAFFKGALSNVLRGMGGAFVLVLYDEIKKYA; encoded by the exons ATGGGTGACCAAGCTATTAGCTTTCTCAAGGACTTTCTTGCTGGTGGTGTCGCTGCAGCTATTTCCAAAACTGCTGTGGCCcccatcgaaagagttaaattgCTGCTGCAG GTCCAGCATGCCAGTAAGCAGATAACTGCTGACATGCAATACAAGGGAATCATTGATTGTGTAGTCAGAATTCCCAAGGAACAAGGCTTCATTTCCTTCTGGAGAGGCAATCTTGCCAATGTCATCCGTTACTTCCCAACTCAAGCCCTCAACTTTGCCTTCAAGGACAAATACAAGCAGATCTTTCTGGGGGGAGTAGACAGGCACACTCAATTCTGGAGGTTTTTCCTCGGTAATCTGGCATCCGGTGGAGCTGCTGGTGCCACATCCCTCTGTTTTGTGTACCCCCTGGATTTTGCCAGAACCCGTCTGGCTGCTGACGTCGGCAAAGGTGCAGCCCAGAGAGAGTTTTCTGGCCTTGGAAACTGCTTAACCAAGATCTTCAAGTCAGATGGCCTTAAAGGTTTATACCAGGGATTTAATGTGTCTGTCCAAGGCATTATCATCTACAGAGCAGCTTACTTTGGTGTCTATGATACTGCAAAGG GCATGCTGCCAGATCCCAAGAACGTGCACATTATTGTGAGCTGGATGATCGCTCAGTCCGTCACTGCCGTCGCCGGTCTTGTCTCCTATCCTTTTGATACTGTAAGACGTCGTATGATGATGCAGTCTGGCAGGAAAGGAG CTGATATTATGTACAAGGGAACAATTGACTGCTGGAAGAAGATTGCTAAAGATGAGGGCGGTAAAGCTTTCTTTAAGGGTGCTTTGTCCAACGTGCTGAGAGGCATGGGTGGTGCATTTGTACTTGTGCTGTATGATGAAATCAAGAAATATGCATAA
- the CFAP97 gene encoding cilia- and flagella-associated protein 97, which translates to MDRYGNLLDGGDVDHSFFDSDVDEEAKKGVYSSSGPSRPEYVKKAVEDAEGEQGAGKGDGDRAAGRPSYEREVAVSGFALEAMRPSSAVKSGRSSVQSLKIETTIPTGIPKIRREFEDNYYPDEDDSSEEESYLSRPKSSKQTNLVKKSAGKHSRDLSSSMSSSDTEYSDTGSNDRTSRSSYQSSKERGPSPEKYPGRDLRDYAEESEDTVTDVTPLSTPDISPIQSFDLAATSATLKNKVKRQENISQEIYDPEQKPNPKILEDAMDLNQLLKAFMHLDKKDHQNLAVQHPEMGRRKNYSFTNEEVRHIDRENHRLLKELSRMASKPRGKSLTPPKPSATPVRLYHTALNRQREQQRIERENMALLKRLESVKPTVGITRTEQLMDYQRQAGYLTSTSSRSGRSMSRISSSSSKGGLSRVSSTSSRSDRTGSSAASLRPTKSSNVRAAWL; encoded by the exons ATGGATCGGTATGGCAACCTTTTAGATGGTGGTGATGTCGATCATTCCTTTTTTGATAGTGATGTTGATGAAGAAGCAAAAAAAGGCGTTTACAGTTCCTCGGGGCCAAGCAGGCCAGAGTATGTGAAAAAAGCGGTAGAAGATGCAGAGGGAGAACAAGGTGCAGGCAAGGGAGATGGTGACCGAGCGGCTGGTCGGCCATCGTATGAGCGTGAAGTTGCTGTGTCTGGTTTTGCTTTGGAGGCCATGAGACCTAGCAGTGCAGTGAAGTCTGGGAGAAGCTCCGTACAAAGCTTGAAAATAGAAACAACCATCCCAACAGGGATTCCTAAAATAAGACGGGAGTTTGAGGACAATTACTACCCAGATGAAGATGATAGTAGCGAGGAAGAAAGCTACCTCTCGAGACCCAAGTCATCAAAACAAACCAACCTTGTGAAGAAAAGTGCAGGGAAGCATAGCAGGGATCTATCCTCTTCTATGTCCAGTTCAGATACAGAGTATTCGGACACCGGGTCAAATGATCGCACGTCTAGATCTTCATACCAGTCTTCAAAGGAGAGAGGGCCTTCCCCTGAGAAGTACCCAGGCAGGGATCTGAGAGACTATGCGGAGGAATCTGAAGACACGGTCACTGATGTGACCCCTCTTTCTACACCTGACATCAGTCCGATACAGTCTTTTGATCTGGCAGCTACCAGTGCAACGctaaaaaacaaagtaaaacgGCAAGAAAACATCAGCCAAGAAATATATG ATCCTGAACAGAAGCCTAATCCAAAGATTTTAGAGGATGCTATGGACCTAAACCAGCTGCTGAAAG CTTTTATGCATCTGGATAAGAAAGACCATCAAAACCTGGCAGTCCAGCACCCTGAAATGGGGCGCAGAAAGAATTACTCTTTTACGAACGAGGAAGTGAGGCATATTGACCGGGAAAACCATAGATTGCTGAAAGAGCTCTCCAGGATGGCATCCAAACCCCGGGGCAAAAGTCTGACGCCTCCGAAACCCAGCGCCACCCCTGTCCGACTCTATCACACCGCACTGAATAGACAAAGGGAGCAGCAACGTATAGAAAGGGAAAACATG GCTTTGCTAAAAAGGCTGGAATCTGTTAAACCAACAGTTGGCATAACTCGTACCGAGCAGCTCATGGATTACCAGCGCCAAGCGGGATACCTCACCTCCACCTCCAGTAGGTCAGGGAGGTCCATGAGCCGGATCAGCTCATCTTCTTCAAAAG GTGGTTTGTCACGCGTGTCCAGTACAAGCAGCCGCAGCGACAGGACCGGTTCCAGTGCCGCATCGCTAAGACCTACAAAGTCCAGTAATGTCCGAGCAGCGTGGCTGTGA